Below is a window of Chrysiogenia bacterium DNA.
CGGACAAGATGGACGGCCTGCTTGCGCGCGGCGATCACCGGGTGAAACTCTCCGACCTGATCGCGCTCGACCTGCTGCCTTCGAAGAACGGGATCTACGCGGTGACGCTGCAGCAGGACATGAAGCTCAGCGTCGAATTCGGCGACCATCGCGTGCTGGTGGGCTTCGGGCCCAAGCCGGCCGAAGCGCCGCTTCCTGCCAAGCCCGCACGCACGCCCCAGCTCAAGGCCAAGCCCAAGCTGGTGCTCAATCCAAACTTCCGTTTTGCCGAGATTCCCCATCTTGAGAACGAGCAGCCGCTCTTCTTCGGCGGTCTGCTGGGAATCGGCCTGATCTACGGCGCGATGCTCTACATGATGGTCTGGGCGATCAAGTTCGTGCCCGAGCGCGACATATTGGCTCCGCCGACCAGGCGGGAGATCACGATCGTGATGCCCAAGAAGGAAGAAGTACCACCGGTGGAAGAAGCGGTGGAAGAAGAGCTGCCCACCGAAGAAGAAGAGGCTCCTGAAGAGGACAAGCCCGAGGACAAGCCGCCGGCCGATACTCCCGACGATCAGGCGCGCGAGAAGGCCAAGGAACAGGTCCAGCAACTCGGTCTGATCCAGATGATGACTTCCGAAGGCGGTGCCGTTCAAAAGGACGTGGCCGCGGTGATGGATTCGCTCTCCAACGTGTTCGCCAATGCCGGGCCGCTCTCTTCGAATGCCAGTGAGGCGGACGCCACGCTGCAGAACCTGCAGACCTATGGCGATGGTTCGGGCGGTATCGACGGCGACATTGCCGGTCTGGCCCGTGTGGGCGGCGGCCGGAAGGCCAAGGCCTCGGCCGAGAAGGTCAGCAACCCGGTCGTTTCCGGCGAGGCTGCCCAGGACAAGCGCCGCAGCTTCGGTGCTATCAGCGCGACCATGCGGCGCTACTCATCGGGTTTCAAAGTGCTCTACAACCGCTTGCTGCGTAAGTATCCGGCGGCCCGCGGCAAGATCTCCATCAAGTTCACGATCAAGGCCAACGGCACGGTGGTCAATCCGAGCATCGTGACCTCGAACTTCAAGAAATACCCGGATTTCGAGAAGGACGTGCTCAGCCGCATCACCAAGATCAAGTTTGAGGCCATCCCCGAGAAGGCCGGCAGCGTGACGGTCGAGTTCCCGTTCGTCTTCAATCCCTGATCCGTGAAATTGTCGGCATTCTGACGGTTGGAGTGGCTACTTGCTCCACTGGCAATTTTTTGCACATTGCGTTGTCGTA
It encodes the following:
- a CDS encoding TonB family protein — its product is DKMDGLLARGDHRVKLSDLIALDLLPSKNGIYAVTLQQDMKLSVEFGDHRVLVGFGPKPAEAPLPAKPARTPQLKAKPKLVLNPNFRFAEIPHLENEQPLFFGGLLGIGLIYGAMLYMMVWAIKFVPERDILAPPTRREITIVMPKKEEVPPVEEAVEEELPTEEEEAPEEDKPEDKPPADTPDDQAREKAKEQVQQLGLIQMMTSEGGAVQKDVAAVMDSLSNVFANAGPLSSNASEADATLQNLQTYGDGSGGIDGDIAGLARVGGGRKAKASAEKVSNPVVSGEAAQDKRRSFGAISATMRRYSSGFKVLYNRLLRKYPAARGKISIKFTIKANGTVVNPSIVTSNFKKYPDFEKDVLSRITKIKFEAIPEKAGSVTVEFPFVFNP